CACTGTTCCAGCAACATGGTGCTTCAACAAAACACAGGCAACAATTACATTCTACTCAAATCTGTGAACGGAGATGATGAGAGTCTGTACACCACAAAGTAAGTTCTTCTAAAAATAACAAGGCCAACAACAATCGTGATGATGACCTGCAGTTATATGGCCCTTTTTTAAAAGACATAAAACACAACGAGgagtgatgttataggaaaataatcaccttcccCCTTGttgatgaagtgttttattcatctgacgcatttacatcatttttattaattaaagaacgatttactttttatccgtttatagtcacatttaacgttatggaacgtctgtgaaacaattcctttcttttttctctctcatgaagttaataagacaaaaaaagcagctcatcatgttgcagagaaaaaagtacagaaagtaCAAATCCCTtcatcttgaagactttcctgtgtcagaaaacctaatAACAGCTTCAccactgacttttacaaagagctgacactggagactccttccataaatgttaaataaaggtcTCCCCtgagaaaacatcaccataccATGTGGAGCGTAATGGTGCTGGGGtataaaacacagtaaaacacaGATTAAACAAGGATGTAGGCAAAGATAAGGAACGCAAAATCTGTGAACATAGACTACAGGTCtaaaacttgtttttattttcatgatagACAAAAGAACCTCTGAAAACATTGGCCATGTTTTCAGATCATTTCTGCAGTCTCTTTTTGTATAATTTCTATGTTCAGAGACAGACATTATGTACAAGCTGTTTTCAACTAGTTAAAATATTTACCAAAAATATAGAGAACAATTATGCACATACAgttatatgtttttaattatccaagtatattttacagtataatgAAAATCATCATAAAACCTTacagaaaatataatacaaaaccTTACTCAGGTAATACTTACAATTCAAGAAATTCTTGACTCTGAATATGCACTTTTCATATGatgtgttcatttttgtttttggttttttttgtatgtatcaTGCTGactgtaatataaaacaaaactgcaCTTGCTTTCATAACTGTTTCCTGGAAGTGAACTCTCACTTTTGGACCCAACTGCTCCTACAGtcagggtcttttttttttatccagtgtTTGACATTTGTGTCAGGTTCTTAACAAAGCTGTTTGAGGCGTGTGAGGTGCGTGTGTTACCTGAGGAACAGCGTCGCCCTCTGCTGCCTCTGTGTTATAGTACACCTCATATGTCAGTAAGgacaggaagagagggagacaggagaGGTGCCTTGTGGAGGGCTCACTGCAGTGAAAAGCCTGTGAGGAAATCCAGTTAAAGCTGTTTAATGCAGGAAAACAGGTATTTTAACTTTACTAAACACCACAGCCACAGTGTGGTCCATGATTTAGTAGAATGGTCtcttaatataatattaaaatttgcCTTGTTCAGAAAGCCAGTgccttaatataaaaaaaagtaaataatagctaaatacacacacacatacataaataaatatcaggTCATTCAAATTTTTGCTAAtagttatagaaatataaataaaataatataattcatatacaaaatagtaataataataattaaaagtattttaacaaaatttgaaaataataGTATAcatattatttgaataataataataataataatgtcacttAAAATTTTAGTtgattacacaaatataaacaaataaaataaacaatatcaCTTATATAcaagttttaaagtttttaatttttttttaattatattttaagtcGTATTAAATAACTTGCCTGAAATGGCGCTTTCATGAAAAAGGTCATCAgacaacagaaaaaacagacaagtCCCTACAAattttatgaatatgcaaattgggaACACCCCCAGCCCCCAGCTCCGCCCCCTTCACTGTGGTAAAACTTGTATTAAAACCTAATCGgctattatattttatgatgctaTAAAATGCACATATACATGTTCAAAACAAAATCAGATTTTTCACTGATATTTCTTTTTAAGCTTGTGCacttaaattaattttactgaAAGGATTTAATCATACAACATGTTTTATTAAGTTTAGGCTTGAAGTAAAATAAATGGCAAATATATactggaaataaaatgtaaacatttaaatagtctTAAAAGCCTGTATGCTATGAGGTCTTCTGGAGAGACATAGTAACAGAGTTTCACCTCTAGGAGGCGCTGCAGCATGTCAGCCTGCCTCTCCTCTCTGTGCACGCAGCTCTCCACCAGCTGCACTATGACCCCCATGTGACCCGCCGCCAGGATCGCCTCGAACCCAGGCGCCAACTCGTCAAACACCTTCAGAAACTacgagagaaacagacagaggtTTAAGAAAGCACCGAAGAGCATTAGAAGAGACTTGATGATAAAGATAATGCTGGTTTATCATGCTGATGTGCTTTGTGTAGAAATCTGAATTACACACCACTTTGTAATTGACCGAGGCTGCTATAAAGGACTGGATGGTGTAGTTCGCAAACGGATGAAGCGCCAGAGGCATGAGCTGGTTCTTCAGGTGGTTCTTGTAGGTGTCTCGAAGCAAAACTTTATGGGAGAACTGGAACACTGTCTGGATGAGCCGACTGCATGACTGGTCCTTCAGAAACACCAAGAGGGGGctgtgaaaagagagaaagagagagagagaagggaaaggCAGAGACAGAACGATACAGGACAATGTTTAGATGGATGTGAGATACGGAATCTTTTTATTCATATCCATCCACCTGtccaatcatccatccatctatagTCTCATCTCTCTTCCTAAACCCATCTATCCGTAAGTAGTGTCCATCCACCTATCCTATCAATCCCTTATGTCCTTAATATCCATCCCTCACATTGATCCATCTACTAATCCTACCCATCTGACCCATTTTAACTTTCTTCTATCAATGTGTACAATACATTCATCCATCAACCCATATGtcctccattcatccatccatccactgtATTCTTCCATCTGTCAATCACATTGCTGTTTCCCAATCCATTCATATGTCctaaccatccatccatatgATCATCCAACCAGTTATCAACCCCACCTATTCATCACTCACATCAATCCATCTATTAAACTTATCCATCCACCTGACCCATTTTCCTTCTATCCATATTTACCCTTTCCCCTTTCTATCCATAAGTACAGTCCACCTATCCATCTGTTCCATGTCCTTtgcatccctccatccatctagCCTATATGTCCCatctttccatccatctgtccaatATATCCCATCCATCATTCCATCCACCTATATGtcccatccatctatccaatATATCCCATCCatccaatccatccatccatctgtcccaTCCAAATGTCAACtgtatccattcatccatcctaTATTCAATCCCCACCATTCATCTATATATCCCATCCATCTATATGTCCCATCCAGTCATCCATCCATATGTCCAATCCATCCATCAACagcatccatccatttttcacATCAATCCATCTATTAatcctatccatccatcctagTGTTATTTTCCATCTACCCATTACACCATTATTTTATCCATCCACCCACATCTcccccatccatccatccatccattcatccatcatcCTGACCTGACTCCAGGAGCTGAGCTCAGAGATGTTAGGTATTCCATGATGCCCTTGTTTAGTTTTTTAACTAGAATGGGTCTCTTCCTGTGGCAGATGGTCAGTAGGGTCTGGAGCACGGCGCTGGCAGTGGGATTGGTGGCACAGACTATGACAGCGAGGAACGAACAGAAAAAAAACGAGTGTGAGTTCTCTTCTACATTCTGTCTActttagttaaataaaaaaccTTGTAAATGGTAGGATAATGAACTGATTTTGTGACATTTGTAAAGATTATGACTCAGAATGTAGggtcacttttctttttttttttttttttttttttttaatatgataaCTTCTATGGCACTCACCATTAACATTTTCCATCATAGACTCTGAAAGGTACTTGAGCTCCCACCAGAATGATGCTGGTGCTTCAAAGTCGGTCAGCTCAGGTTCCGCTTTCTTCTGCTTTTTAgctattacagaaaaaaaaaatcacatacattctCCCATCttccatttttaattacattttttagatCAGTGCTCTGTATAATAGCTAATTCACTAACGCTGATCCAATCATGGCATAAGActcaaggaaaatctgaccttttgtataaATCTGACCTTGGACTTGGTACacggtcaatatcacaaattttcaataatagtgcagaatcttgaatattcaagatattgtaCATTTccttttgatttaattttttacagttctaaaggtttgtttatttccaattttagataataaaaaaagattttcaatgtggtctcagatttTTGTACCCTACTGTATCTCTAATAAAGAGTGCAACCaacaaatattaaaactgaTACTAAACTATGAATTGGTCAATTCTACAGATAAAAGGACCAAttcatacagaaataaatctgtagtACACAATAATGATGGTTGTACTTATATGTGAGAGACTCGTTTCTCCCACCTGGATGTGCACCAGACTGCTCTTGCGCCGAACATCCCGCGAGCACGTGTATAAGCGTTCGAAGCACATGAGATCCGTGAGGGTCTTTGATGAAGTCTACGATATTCTCTCTCACCACTCGGCACAGAGTTAGCACCTGATCCTCGAGCATCCCGCAGTTCTCGGCCTCTGGTTCTTCTTGTTCATTTCCAGAGCTGCTCTTCTCTTCAGAGTGGATGTCCTCTACAGGGAAAGGCAAAGTCCATCAGTCTGATCTTGGTAAGCACAGGATAGTGAATAATCGGTGTCATACAGATAAAAATCACCTCATAACGCTCACTGTTATCACTCACTGTTATCAATCATAGATTCATTATTGATTGTGTTATTCATACCTGTCCACTTGGCCATCTGTTTGATGGCACTTTCTATCACATGACCCCCACATCTGTCACATGACACAGTTTTAAACTCTGATCCCGTTTCTCCACCCAGTTCAGCCAGGACCTCTGCCACCTGTTCGAGGCTGGCCAATGACAGAAGCTTCTGGAGAGCCAGACTGCCCGTCATATCCGTGGTGACGAGGCCAGCTTGTCCCTTCACCTCTGAGAGAACGTTTTCAACAAAGAGAGCTGGGGGAAAgaaacagccatttttttaaatgtgtgggTGAAATTATAATGTACAGTTTCAGGCCTGTGAATGGTCTTAGTTTTTAGTTTATCATAAATCAAGAAGCAAGATCTGGAATGAAGTACAGCAGGCTGAAACTGATCCAAGAGCATTTCTTACTATAACAGTGCCTGTAGGGTAAGACATGACCTTGGCCTCTGTTTAATCTCTTACCTCGCTCCTCATCGTCTGTGAATCCTTCGCTCAGTCTCTCACTCACACGACGAAAATAGCCCACAGTCATCGCATCCAGACGCTTCCTCTTCCCTCCTTCCTCACCACGGCTGCtgtttcctcctcctcctttacTCTGATCAGGCTTCTTTTTCATCCTCTTCTGCCCTTGTTCACCAAAATGCTTCTGATCTTTTGCTCCCATCTTCTCCACCATCTCTCTCTTATCAGTGTATCACAGTAAGCAAACAAAATGTGCTCAGCATTCAGTCACACTTCAAGTTTCCTCTAGTTCTCTGTATCTGAAAGATGAATGCAAGCAATATTAATAGCGAGTGAAAGCAATCGCACTATTACATTAATTCCCTTTAAAGGTCAAATCCACATATCAGTGTTTATAACCAACATGTGACTTTCAGCTGTGCAAGAGACTTATTTCGTGTTGAAATTCTGAGATGACTTTTTGGTTaaaatttctttcatttacatGTTGGTATGTTTTCACTTTGGCTAACTGTTCGACTACCTGCTCCTACTGGTTCCAGTGGGATTaagccctcgcttcatctcttaACTACAGAAAGCAAAGCAGCAGAACTTTAATtctttagtttgtccagttCTCTCATCACTTCATCTGTATACtccaaacagatcagcttccaaagcttcaactttcatgcgaATACAGCCGTCATCACAATCAGGctcgtcatctcgtagatcgctaGAGTCGAGCCTCTGCCACAACTCAGTGCACCTGcatcgtatagctgcattgcattctgggactttgttCCAATGTCTCCACTACtcctacactggatttctcattatgCTGAACATCGCTAGAAAATGGTGGGTGAGAAAAGAAgcgcttcctttttttttttttttttaaaaaaagctatcCCTAATGTTTGagattgctgattttttttcctcctattaAATGcctagcaataacaatgtcctCCTGGGACAAAACAATatcttctcacaggaataatgaaaatacagcaacaaTCATAAAATTATCACCAgcatcactaaacacatcataaGTAAGTCAGTGTAAAACTGTTTAATATGTTCAGGTTGGAGTTTCCTATAATATATAACACTTTGGATGACCTTGCTGGTGTGATGTAGTAAATGACAAAGGTGCTTTATTTTGTTGGAAACAATTTCTGTGATAATCAGTGAAAATGTCAATCAGCAGATTAAATATTTTGATGACTCAAAGTACAGTTGGGGGCATAAGTTtccatacgccttgcagaatctgcaaaatgttaattaaaaaaaaaaagaaggatcataaaaattgcattttgttttatttagtactgccctgaatacaCGATTTCACGTAagagatgtttacatatagcccacaacacaaaataataactttaaGATAATaagaatttaaacaaataaaccagttcaaaagtttacatatgcttgattcttaatactgcgTGGTGTTACCCGGATGAtcattgatttgtttttatgtttaactGTTACAAAAGCTGCAAACATTCATTAATTCTCAAGGAGCCAATGTgatgcattaagagccaggggggtgtaaacttttgaacaggatgatcggtgtaaattgttattattttgtcttctgggaaacaagtaaatattttaggtagcttctgaagggcagtactaaatgaaaaaaataagatctttgaACAaaatagtaacaatttacaccaatcatcctgttcaaaagtttacaccccccagctcttaatgtatcttaatgttgccttcttgagaatcGGTGAATGTTTGCGCCTTTTGTAATCGTTGTGTACGAGTTCCTCACTTgttctcagtgtgaaaagatggatctcacatcatatagccgctgttggaaaggggtcaaatatgcagaagatgctggaaaagcagaaaatgtgcaggacctggaggatttttctgaagaacagtgggcagtttaccgctcaggacaaacaagggactcatgcaCAACtatcataaaacataaaaacagtcgttgatcattcaggtaacacacacagcattaagaatcaagcgtatgtaaactggttcatgtgtgtaaattcaaagatcttatttttttcatttagtactgcccctCAGAAGCTagacaaaatatttacatgtttcccagaagaccaaataataacaatttacactgatcatcctgttcaaaagtttacaccccccggctcttaatgtatcaCATTGGCTCCTTgagaatcagtgaatgtttgcagcttttgtaatagttaaacataaaaacagtcgttgatcatgcaggtaacacacacagtattaagaatcaagcgtatgtaaacttttgaactggttcatttatgtaaattcagttattattgtgtgtgtatgtatatacttacattttgcagattttgcaaggtgtatgtaaacttatgaccccaactgtatcaCACACTGACCAAATCTACTTTCTTTA
The genomic region above belongs to Pangasianodon hypophthalmus isolate fPanHyp1 chromosome 21, fPanHyp1.pri, whole genome shotgun sequence and contains:
- the LOC113533139 gene encoding nucleolar protein 9, with the protein product MVEKMGAKDQKHFGEQGQKRMKKKPDQSKGGGGNSSRGEEGGKRKRLDAMTVGYFRRVSERLSEGFTDDEERALFVENVLSEVKGQAGLVTTDMTGSLALQKLLSLASLEQVAEVLAELGGETGSEFKTVSCDRCGGHVIESAIKQMAKWTEDIHSEEKSSSGNEQEEPEAENCGMLEDQVLTLCRVVRENIVDFIKDPHGSHVLRTLIHVLAGCSAQEQSGAHPAKKQKKAEPELTDFEAPASFWWELKYLSESMMENVNVCATNPTASAVLQTLLTICHRKRPILVKKLNKGIMEYLTSLSSAPGVSPLLVFLKDQSCSRLIQTVFQFSHKVLLRDTYKNHLKNQLMPLALHPFANYTIQSFIAASVNYKVFLKVFDELAPGFEAILAAGHMGVIVQLVESCVHREERQADMLQRLLEAFHCSEPSTRHLSCLPLFLSLLTYEVYYNTEAAEGDAVPQRPLSICYHGSRLVQALARFKDRSILMNSLHSLSREELLRLGTEQTGSHALQALVTLSSDKGKGKILRKLEGLYTQLACSKYGSRLLEAVWSSATISQRQSIAEQLVPSEAQLRSDQFARHVWAKFGLTHFQKRRGAWMELQTGQSKKRKMFSDILE